From one Triticum urartu cultivar G1812 chromosome 3, Tu2.1, whole genome shotgun sequence genomic stretch:
- the LOC125545855 gene encoding beta-glucosidase 5-like isoform X2 gives MAAIAVFSLLLLLSSAPAVLGFTRSDFPPEFVFGAATSAYQYEGAVAEDGRSPSVWDTFTQAGKMSDKSTGDVAADGYHKYKDDIKLMVDTNLEAYRFSISWSRLIPNGRGAVNPKGLEYYNNLINELVQHGIQVHVMLSHLDFPQVLDDEYGGWLSPKIVEDFTAFAEVCFREFGDRVSYWTTIDEPNVSALGSYDNALFAPGRCSNPFGITNCTVGNSTVEPYIAAHNMILAHASTTRLYGEKYRAAQKGGVGINVYSSWSYPMTNSDVDVEAAKRYLDFVFGWILEPLVSGDYPDVMRKNVGSRLPSFTKSQSQVVKGAVDFIGINHYYSMYVNDRPLDKGTRDYSADMSLYQRASKTIPGSSKNVPASSQSDPEGLQYVLQYLTKAYGNLPIYVQENGVASNDTLDDTERIEYLKSYMGSTLKAVRNGANVKGYFVWSFLDVFEFFAGAKSRYGLYRVDFNDEALPRQAKLSARWYSGFLKNNDTYVRNELESTGSHALQ, from the exons atggctgccattgCCGTCTTCTCCCTGCTGTTGCTCCTCTCTTCTGCTCCTGCTGTTCTTGGCTTCACGAGGAGCGACTTCCCGCCGGAGTTCGTCTTCGGAGCCGCCACCTCCGCATACCAG TATGAGGGTGCCGTGGCTGAGGATGGCAGGAGCCCAAGCGTCTGGGACACCTTCACACAAGCAG GGAAAATGTCGGATAAAAGCACAGGCGATGTCGCTGCTGATGGGTACCACAAGTACAAG GATGATATCAAGCTCATGGTTGACACTAACCTAGAGGCTTACAGATTCTCTATCTCCTGGTCAAGGCTTATACCAA ATGGGAGGGGGGCTGTCAACCCAAAAGGTTTGGAGTACTACAACAACCTTATAAATGAGCTAGTGCAACATG GGATTCAAGTCCATGTTATGCTTTCCCATCTCGATTTCCCGCAAGTTTTGGACGATGAGTATGGCGGATGGTTAAGCCCTAAAATTGT GGAGGATTTCACAGCATTTGCGGAAGTGTGCTTTAGGGAGTTTGGAGACAGGGTTTCATACTGGACAACGATAGATGAACCTAATGTCAGCGCACTAGGATCTTACGACAATGCACTATTTGCCCCGGGACGTTGCTCCAACCCATTTGGAATAACAAATTGTACAGTGGGAAACTCAACTGTGGAACCATACATAGCAGCTCATAACATGATACTGGCTCATGCATCAACTACCAGACTTTACGGAGAAAAATATCGA GCTGCCCAAAAGGGAGGTGTTGGCATAAATGTTTACTCTTCTTGGAGTTATCCTATGACGAACTCTGATGTGGATGTGGAAGCAGCTAAAAGATACTTAGACTTCGTGTTCGGATG GATACTAGAGCCCTTGGTGTCTGGAGATTACCCAGATGTGATGAGGAAAAATGTTGGGTCTCGACTTCCATCGTTCACAAAGTCCCAATCTCAAGTTGTCAAGGGAGCTGTTGATTTCATAGGAATAAACCACTACTATTCCATGTATGTTAATGACCGTCCTTTAGACAAAGGCACTCGTGACTATTCAGCAGACATGTCTCTTTACCAAAGAG CTTCTAAAACAATCCCAGGAAGTAGCAAG AATGTCCCAGCATCTTCTCAAAGTGACCCGGAAGGATTGCAATATGTGCTGCAGTACCTTACGAAAGCCTATGGGAACCTTCCTATCTATGTGCAAGAGAATG GTGTTGCATCTAATGACACTCTCGATGACACCGAAAGGATCGAATACTTGAAGAGCTACATGGGTAGCACACTGAAGGCAGTAAG GAATGGAGCAAACGTAAAAGGTTACTTTGTCTGGTCCTTCCTAGACGTCTTCGAGTTCTTTGCAGGGGCCAAGTCACGGTACGGCCTGTACCGTGTCGATTTTAACGATGAGGCGCTGCCACGACAAGCGAAGCTCTCTGCTCGATGGTACTCTGGCTTCCTGAAGAACAATGACACCTATGTTCGGAACGAGCTCGAAAGTACAGGATCGCATGCTCTGCAATGA
- the LOC125545855 gene encoding beta-glucosidase 5-like isoform X1, whose product MAFFFFQFLLLLLLAAAHGAAPVLGFTRSDFPPEFVFGAATSAYQYEGAVAEDGRSPSVWDTFTQAGKMSDKSTGDVAADGYHKYKDDIKLMVDTNLEAYRFSISWSRLIPNGRGAVNPKGLEYYNNLINELVQHGIQVHVMLSHLDFPQVLDDEYGGWLSPKIVEDFTAFAEVCFREFGDRVSYWTTIDEPNVSALGSYDNALFAPGRCSNPFGITNCTVGNSTVEPYIAAHNMILAHASTTRLYGEKYRAAQKGGVGINVYSSWSYPMTNSDVDVEAAKRYLDFVFGWILEPLVSGDYPDVMRKNVGSRLPSFTKSQSQVVKGAVDFIGINHYYSMYVNDRPLDKGTRDYSADMSLYQRASKTIPGSSKNVPASSQSDPEGLQYVLQYLTKAYGNLPIYVQENGVASNDTLDDTERIEYLKSYMGSTLKAVRNGANVKGYFVWSFLDVFEFFAGAKSRYGLYRVDFNDEALPRQAKLSARWYSGFLKNNDTYVRNELESTGSHALQ is encoded by the exons atggccttcttcttcttccagtTCCTCCTGCTCCTGCTTCTAGCCGCCGCCCATGGCGCGGCCCCTGTTCTTGGCTTCACGAGGAGCGACTTcccgccggaattcgtcttcggGGCCGCCACCTCGGCATACCAG TATGAGGGTGCCGTGGCTGAGGATGGCAGGAGCCCAAGCGTCTGGGACACCTTCACACAAGCAG GGAAAATGTCGGATAAAAGCACAGGCGATGTCGCTGCTGATGGGTACCACAAGTACAAG GATGATATCAAGCTCATGGTTGACACTAACCTAGAGGCTTACAGATTCTCTATCTCCTGGTCAAGGCTTATACCAA ATGGGAGGGGGGCTGTCAACCCAAAAGGTTTGGAGTACTACAACAACCTTATAAATGAGCTAGTGCAACATG GGATTCAAGTCCATGTTATGCTTTCCCATCTCGATTTCCCGCAAGTTTTGGACGATGAGTATGGCGGATGGTTAAGCCCTAAAATTGT GGAGGATTTCACAGCATTTGCGGAAGTGTGCTTTAGGGAGTTTGGAGACAGGGTTTCATACTGGACAACGATAGATGAACCTAATGTCAGCGCACTAGGATCTTACGACAATGCACTATTTGCCCCGGGACGTTGCTCCAACCCATTTGGAATAACAAATTGTACAGTGGGAAACTCAACTGTGGAACCATACATAGCAGCTCATAACATGATACTGGCTCATGCATCAACTACCAGACTTTACGGAGAAAAATATCGA GCTGCCCAAAAGGGAGGTGTTGGCATAAATGTTTACTCTTCTTGGAGTTATCCTATGACGAACTCTGATGTGGATGTGGAAGCAGCTAAAAGATACTTAGACTTCGTGTTCGGATG GATACTAGAGCCCTTGGTGTCTGGAGATTACCCAGATGTGATGAGGAAAAATGTTGGGTCTCGACTTCCATCGTTCACAAAGTCCCAATCTCAAGTTGTCAAGGGAGCTGTTGATTTCATAGGAATAAACCACTACTATTCCATGTATGTTAATGACCGTCCTTTAGACAAAGGCACTCGTGACTATTCAGCAGACATGTCTCTTTACCAAAGAG CTTCTAAAACAATCCCAGGAAGTAGCAAG AATGTCCCAGCATCTTCTCAAAGTGACCCGGAAGGATTGCAATATGTGCTGCAGTACCTTACGAAAGCCTATGGGAACCTTCCTATCTATGTGCAAGAGAATG GTGTTGCATCTAATGACACTCTCGATGACACCGAAAGGATCGAATACTTGAAGAGCTACATGGGTAGCACACTGAAGGCAGTAAG GAATGGAGCAAACGTAAAAGGTTACTTTGTCTGGTCCTTCCTAGACGTCTTCGAGTTCTTTGCAGGGGCCAAGTCACGGTACGGCCTGTACCGTGTCGATTTTAACGATGAGGCGCTGCCACGACAAGCGAAGCTCTCTGCTCGATGGTACTCTGGCTTCCTGAAGAACAATGACACCTATGTTCGGAACGAGCTCGAAAGTACAGGATCGCATGCTCTGCAATGA